From Dromaius novaehollandiae isolate bDroNov1 chromosome 15, bDroNov1.hap1, whole genome shotgun sequence, a single genomic window includes:
- the FAXDC2 gene encoding fatty acid hydroxylase domain-containing protein 2, translating to MKRDSGYSTVAEQRKQEEKLRDTVKITAFVLVMGLLVFAALTNSVSRYIQKIWETSGYFWQAKWLKLYCFFEGREWSIFLFGAALVPSLVFWSFNGILMVADVTGKPAFITRYRIQLGKNDPVDTKKLQQVIHTVLCNQFFVSLPMLMSMFYIMKWWGNTFSKELPTFHWFLVELSIFTLIEEILFYYSHRLAHLPLLYKHIHKKHHEWTAPIGVVSIYAHPVEHILSNTLPVMTGPMIMGSHIASITVWFSLVLLTTSISHCGYHLPLLPSPEFHDFHHLKFNQCYGVLGLLDYLHGTDTLFRQTKAYKRHRVLLSLTPLSESIPDSPKRAECNPPACSACTAQ from the exons GCTCGTATTCGCTGCCTTAACAAACTCTGTTTCTCG GTACATACAGAAGATCTGGGAGACTTCAGGCTATTTCTGGCAAGCAAAATGGCTAAAGCTCTACTGCTTTTTTGAGGGAAGGGAGTGGTCAATCTTCCTCTTTG GGGCTGCACTGGTTCCTAGCCTTGTTTTCTGGAGCTTCAATGGAATCCTTATGGTGGCTGATGTAACAGGAAAACCAGCTTTCATTACTCGGTATCGCATTCAGCTGGGCAAGAATGATCCT GTGGACACAAAGAAATTGCAACAAGTGATACACACAGTGCTGTGTAATCAGTTCTTTGTCTCCTTACCAATGCTTATGTCCATGTTCTACATCATGAAATGGTGGGGCAACACCTTTAGCAAGGAACTACCCACCTTCCACTGGTTCCTTGTGGAGCTGAGCATCTTCACCTTAATAGAGGAAATTCTCTTCTATTATTCACACAG GCTTGCTCATCTCCCACTCCTGTATAAGCACATTCACAAGAAGCACCACGAATGGACAGCCCCCATTGGTGTGGTCTCCATTTATGCTCACCCTGTAGAACACATA CTCTCCAATACGTTACCTGTCATGACTGGCCCGATGATCATGGGGTCTCATATTGCTTCAATCACAGTGTGGTTCTCCCTGGTTCTTCTAACAACAAGCATTTCGCACTGTGGCTACCACCTGCCCCTCCTACCGTCGCCAGAATTCCATGACTTCCACCACCTCAA GTTCAACCAGTGCTATGGAGTCCTGGGACTGCTGGATTATCTGCATGGAACAGACACCCTGTTCAGACAAACAAAAGCCTACAAGAGACACAGAGTACTCCTCAGCCTCACACCGCTCTCAGAAAGCATCCCTGATTCTCCCAAGAGGGCAGAGTGCAACCCACCAGCTTGCAGTGCTTGCACAGCCCAGTGA